The genome window ATTTTCTTCAAGTAAACTTGATGATATAATAAAATCTGCGCTCGCACGATTGCATGCCATTGGAACATTATAAAGTACTGCTATTCTAAGAAGCGCTTTTACATCTGGATCATGGGGCTGAGCTGTAAGCGGATCCCAGAAAAAAACCATCAAATCAATTTCGCCTGCAACGATCTTTGCACCAATTTGTTGATCACCGCCCAAAGGACCCGAAATAAATCGATGAACTGGTAGGTCTGCTTTTTCTTGAATGATTCGCCCTGTTGTTCCTGTTCCGAACAATCTATGACGCGCTAAGGTTCCACGATTGTACAAAACCCATTCCAATAAGTCTTTCTTGCGGTTATCATGGGCGATCAGAACTATATTCTTGATCTTATCCATTTTTTGGATTAGATTCTTCATATATCCAATTGAAATGGAAATCTGTATTTCTGCAAGTTAAAGCTTTTGCAAAAATGACCGAAATTCATATCAGAACATGAAAAAAATAATCAGCATCGCAATCATTTTAATCATACCTTGTCATTTTATTTTTTCTCAAACAAAAGTATCAGATAATAAAGTGGAACTCTTGATTCCCAACTCTGAGAGGATTGATCCAGGATGGGGATCGGGAACAGAAGACTTTCGTAATCTCGAAATTTTGGATAAAATAGATGAAACATCATCTGAGCGAAGATTCAAAGAAGCAGCACGAGATT of Leptospira sp. GIMC2001 contains these proteins:
- a CDS encoding methylglyoxal synthase, producing the protein MDKIKNIVLIAHDNRKKDLLEWVLYNRGTLARHRLFGTGTTGRIIQEKADLPVHRFISGPLGGDQQIGAKIVAGEIDLMVFFWDPLTAQPHDPDVKALLRIAVLYNVPMACNRASADFIISSSLLEENYNRVMIDYESRIGNPEPN